A portion of the Colias croceus chromosome 25, ilColCroc2.1 genome contains these proteins:
- the LOC123703169 gene encoding gloverin-like — MKSICLFLAVVYNVAAQEFMHPQIVYDNYPDWYIQPQERYRRDVTVDRKVGENGRVFGTLGANDAGLFGKGGYDHQIFNDDRGKLNGQLSGTRVLGPYGDSSHLGGGLKWENSNAAASLDISKQIHGRTSLDAAAGGKWPVGKNGDFSLQGTYNQMSGMRPDYGVMGNYNYRW, encoded by the exons ATGAAGTCAATTTGCCTTTTCCTTGCCGTTGTATACAACGTTGCTGCTCAAGAGTTTATGCATCCTCAGATTGTTTATgataa cTACCCCGATTGGTACATACAACCACAAGAGAGATACCGCCGTGACGTCACAGTAGACCGCAAAGTTGGAGAGAACGGTCGCGTCTTTGGTACTCTGGGCGCTAATGATGCTGGCTTGTTT GGTAAAGGCGGCTATGACCACCAGATCTTCAACGACGACCGCGGCAAGTTGAACGGCCAGCTCTCCGGTACACGTGTACTTGGTCCGTACGGTGATTCTTCTCATCTTGGTGGCGGGTTGAAATGGGAGAACTCGAACGCAGCTGCGTCTTTGGATATTAGCAAGCAGATACATGGGCGCACTTCG CTCGACGCAGCAGCTGGCGGGAAATGGCCGGTCGGTAAAAATGGCGACTTCTCACTCCAAGGGACATACAATCAAATGTCAGGCATGAGACCCGACTATGGAGTGATGGGAAACTACAATTACCGGTGgtag